A region of Allocoleopsis franciscana PCC 7113 DNA encodes the following proteins:
- a CDS encoding hybrid sensor histidine kinase/response regulator, whose translation MQPEKIEWDLQRLKEEQQLILNQIDNAIALIDPSHQLILFNQPFTQLWGLSADWLTQKPLFQDVCDRIVAHGYWTHPQAKQLQSTLQKTTTENVSFCIEQSNGIHLDIKITITSTGGHLLTFRDVTVKEQARRAAMLMQTSLNAEIKRLRFLQGLTERLQPASELREIGEFALAYLVETTDAAFGDVKVIIGQGRDALANTLTHRVSSEFIACYGTPVVSEMEAVLKQGIPYGQGLLWQVVESGAPLFMEDYSSHPQAVDAFRHPGIGQLGIFPIPSATGKIIGVLTLESRSQQKLQEAPQQDILLAACRTLGVAIERAQAQEHLRRANEDLERASRLKSEFLASMSHELRTPLNSILGFSDLLQRQTVGTLSSRQLLHVRAIEKSGQHLLQLINDILDLSKIEAGKSDLELAPVSIQELCNPCLKMVQPRAEKKRLALSLELDCHLQEVVLDERRVRQILINLLSNAIKFTPEGGTIKLGGRLAYGCELKQEFRPDRSPINCSTPYLCLEVADNGIGIAQDKLHLLFRPFQQIDSSLARRHEGTGLGLALTKRLAELHGGTVSVESQENQGSTFRVWLPLTEMRSSQPVNTRGSEGNVSGASSLNPEHPRTDAKRILVVEDQPFNQMLLSEALELEGYVVDWIQEGQIMLERLSSALVTPESLPHLILMDIQLPGVDGFELIRQLKAHPLWQNVPVIAVTAMAMAGDRDRCLSVGADDYLSKPLNLEKLLITVRSFVEAKISDSE comes from the coding sequence ATGCAACCTGAGAAAATTGAGTGGGATTTACAACGGTTGAAGGAGGAACAACAACTAATTCTCAACCAGATAGACAATGCGATCGCCTTAATTGACCCATCACACCAGTTGATTTTATTTAATCAACCCTTCACCCAACTGTGGGGACTTTCGGCGGACTGGCTAACGCAAAAACCTCTGTTTCAGGACGTATGCGATCGGATTGTGGCTCACGGCTACTGGACTCATCCCCAAGCAAAACAGCTTCAGTCTACCTTACAAAAAACCACAACAGAAAACGTCTCTTTTTGCATAGAACAGAGCAATGGCATTCATCTGGACATCAAAATAACCATCACCTCTACAGGCGGACACTTGTTGACGTTTCGGGATGTCACGGTTAAAGAGCAAGCCCGACGGGCAGCGATGCTCATGCAGACGAGTTTGAATGCCGAAATCAAGCGCTTAAGATTTTTGCAAGGACTGACTGAACGGCTGCAACCCGCCAGTGAGTTACGGGAGATTGGTGAGTTTGCCCTGGCTTACCTGGTGGAAACAACGGATGCCGCTTTCGGGGATGTTAAGGTGATTATCGGTCAAGGGCGAGACGCTCTTGCCAATACTCTTACCCATCGGGTTTCGTCTGAATTTATTGCCTGCTACGGCACACCCGTCGTGAGCGAGATGGAAGCCGTACTCAAGCAAGGTATCCCTTACGGGCAAGGCTTACTTTGGCAAGTTGTAGAAAGCGGTGCGCCTTTATTCATGGAAGATTATTCCAGTCACCCTCAAGCGGTTGACGCTTTTCGCCACCCAGGGATTGGTCAACTCGGCATTTTTCCGATTCCCAGCGCCACAGGCAAAATCATTGGCGTCCTGACTCTGGAATCTCGCTCTCAACAAAAACTTCAGGAAGCGCCCCAACAAGATATCCTGTTAGCCGCTTGCCGCACTTTAGGGGTTGCCATTGAACGTGCCCAAGCTCAAGAACACCTGCGCCGTGCCAATGAGGATTTAGAACGAGCGTCTCGACTTAAATCAGAATTCCTTGCCTCCATGTCCCACGAACTGCGGACACCCCTCAACAGTATTTTGGGATTTTCGGATTTGTTGCAACGACAGACAGTGGGCACCCTTTCCTCTCGGCAACTGCTCCACGTTCGAGCTATTGAAAAAAGTGGTCAGCACCTGTTGCAACTGATTAACGATATTCTTGATTTATCGAAAATTGAAGCCGGTAAATCTGACTTGGAATTGGCACCGGTTTCGATTCAGGAGTTATGTAACCCCTGTCTGAAAATGGTTCAGCCTCGTGCTGAGAAAAAACGACTCGCTCTTTCACTGGAATTGGATTGCCACCTCCAGGAGGTGGTTTTGGATGAGCGTCGTGTCCGCCAAATCTTAATTAACCTCCTCTCCAATGCCATTAAGTTTACCCCAGAGGGAGGAACCATTAAGCTGGGGGGAAGGCTTGCCTATGGGTGCGAACTTAAGCAGGAATTTCGACCGGATCGCAGCCCGATTAATTGCAGTACACCGTATTTGTGCTTAGAAGTCGCCGACAATGGCATTGGCATTGCCCAAGACAAGCTACATTTGTTATTTCGACCGTTCCAGCAGATCGATTCGTCTTTAGCACGGCGTCACGAAGGCACGGGTTTGGGACTGGCACTCACCAAGCGGCTAGCGGAACTTCACGGAGGTACGGTTTCAGTAGAATCGCAAGAAAACCAGGGCAGTACATTTCGCGTCTGGCTGCCGTTGACGGAAATGCGCTCTAGTCAACCGGTGAACACGAGAGGGAGTGAGGGCAACGTGTCTGGTGCTTCCTCGCTCAACCCGGAACACCCTCGAACAGATGCCAAACGCATCTTGGTGGTGGAAGATCAGCCGTTTAATCAGATGTTGCTGTCTGAAGCGCTGGAACTCGAAGGTTATGTGGTGGATTGGATACAAGAGGGTCAGATCATGCTGGAGAGGTTGTCGTCTGCGTTGGTCACACCTGAGTCTCTACCGCATCTGATTTTAATGGATATCCAACTGCCGGGGGTTGATGGATTTGAGTTGATTCGTCAACTGAAAGCTCATCCCCTGTGGCAAAACGTGCCAGTGATTGCGGTTACGGCAATGGCGATGGCAGGCGATCGCGATCGCTGCCTTAGTGTGGGTGCTGATGACTACTTGAGCAAGCCTTTGAACTTGGAAAAACTCCTGATTACAGTTCGCTCTTTTGTTGAGGCTAAGATTTCGGATTCAGAGTAA
- a CDS encoding HetZ-related protein 2: MQTLERGFEERNLMTKLAEKLEQEWRSRLLSDHPDQSPTTRQSIIRWLLGENPERFDTLMPNQLEIAKQAMDYRYRILCQRYLGVEPERAYRHLTTRLAGLVTLRNKIRTWVSLSRDRQRAVVDVLQEVIQELLNSDRYIQKQIAWIAQCTEDMRLRDALLLTSIEEYCLRPIRNQPLLVYRFVNFLRRSQRGGMTHIPEGDKVRLVSEEVTPEDMDSPVSLLDNQAVAQYQEGQAWEEQQTLRQSVRQEFEAYLTENLGPEAGQWLQLYLQGKSQEAIAKALNKPVKEIYRLREKISYHAIRVFSIKAKPELVANWLESSLQEHNLGLTPRQWQELLESLTPEQRQLLEQRKAGQSLEAIAKDLNWKVNQVIGEWSKLYLAAQALRSASYNRE, encoded by the coding sequence ATGCAAACTTTAGAGAGAGGGTTTGAGGAGCGCAATCTCATGACCAAGTTGGCGGAAAAACTGGAGCAAGAGTGGCGATCGCGTCTATTGAGCGATCACCCCGATCAAAGCCCAACAACCCGCCAAAGCATTATACGGTGGTTATTGGGGGAAAACCCAGAGCGGTTTGACACCCTAATGCCCAACCAATTGGAGATTGCCAAACAGGCGATGGATTATCGCTACCGGATTTTGTGCCAACGTTACCTAGGGGTGGAACCAGAACGAGCCTATCGCCATTTAACAACTCGATTAGCTGGGTTAGTTACATTACGTAATAAAATTCGCACTTGGGTGTCCCTGAGTCGCGATCGCCAACGAGCGGTGGTCGATGTTTTACAAGAAGTGATTCAAGAATTGTTAAATAGCGATCGCTATATCCAAAAACAAATTGCCTGGATTGCTCAATGTACGGAAGACATGCGTCTTCGGGATGCTTTATTACTCACCAGTATTGAGGAATATTGCCTACGCCCGATTCGCAACCAACCGCTACTAGTTTATCGATTTGTTAATTTCTTGAGAAGGTCACAACGTGGGGGTATGACCCATATCCCCGAAGGTGACAAGGTGAGGTTAGTATCGGAGGAGGTGACCCCAGAAGATATGGATTCGCCCGTGAGCCTGTTGGACAACCAAGCTGTCGCCCAATACCAAGAAGGTCAAGCTTGGGAAGAGCAACAGACGCTGCGGCAGTCTGTACGTCAAGAATTTGAAGCCTACTTGACAGAAAACCTAGGTCCAGAGGCAGGACAATGGCTTCAGCTCTACCTCCAGGGTAAGTCTCAAGAGGCGATCGCCAAGGCGTTAAATAAGCCAGTCAAGGAAATCTATCGGCTGCGGGAAAAAATCAGCTACCATGCGATTCGGGTTTTTTCCATTAAAGCCAAGCCGGAATTAGTCGCTAATTGGCTGGAATCATCTCTACAGGAGCATAACCTAGGGCTAACGCCAAGGCAGTGGCAAGAATTGTTGGAAAGCTTAACACCAGAACAGCGCCAGTTACTGGAACAGCGAAAAGCGGGACAATCGTTAGAAGCGATCGCGAAAGACTTAAACTGGAAAGTAAACCAGGTCATAGGGGAATGGAGTAAACTGTATTTGGCAGCTCAAGCTCTACGAAGCGCTTCCTATAACCGAGAGTAA